The proteins below come from a single candidate division WOR-3 bacterium genomic window:
- a CDS encoding DUF5683 domain-containing protein, producing MGTLIFALFLMTQLQSDTLLKTEVRKSPGRAVLLSLLIPGGGQVYTRNYWKAAIIAPAEMGLGYFAYKEHIKMKQALAVQDSSGYYQHRERRNTLLWWTAALVVFSMADAYVSAQMFGFDQEMRLDLAPNRLGIQLSLR from the coding sequence ATGGGCACCCTAATTTTTGCCCTTTTTCTAATGACGCAACTGCAGAGCGATACATTGTTAAAAACTGAGGTAAGGAAATCACCGGGCAGGGCGGTGTTACTATCCCTTCTCATACCTGGTGGTGGGCAGGTTTATACCCGGAATTACTGGAAGGCGGCAATTATCGCGCCAGCGGAAATGGGATTGGGTTATTTTGCCTACAAGGAGCATATCAAAATGAAACAGGCGCTTGCGGTTCAGGATAGTAGTGGTTATTATCAGCACCGGGAGCGAAGAAATACATTGCTCTGGTGGACGGCGGCACTGGTGGTTTTTTCAATGGCAGACGCCTATGTTTCTGCTCAGATGTTTGGGTTTGACCAGGAGATGAGGCTTGATTTGGCGCCCAATCGTTTGGGGATTCAACTATCTTTGAGGTAA
- a CDS encoding ABC transporter permease has translation MPFYELFKLALGTFHTNRLRSFLTVLGIIIGVMTVIAIISLIQGMNYEVERQIASLGSNSIILQKVSWGMGRIDWEEISKRPDLTIGDALAIARLPLVENVAPFRGRQISRLNYRGRKVTGIEIGGVTPSYAAIANYRIETGRFINSDDSLRKRQVCVIGGYVVDNLFPDEDPLGKKLIIEGKSFTIIGTLQRKGSFLGQTMDNIIIIPLSAFEKGFAPQKGYGELAHSMSIMIAPKKGVALEKVIDQVRELMRRRHGLGYDKPDDFGINTQETLREIYRNITRVAFIVMIAVAAISLLVGGIGIMNIMLVAVAERTREIGLRKALGATTRDILYQFLLESVLLALAGGAIGIALGLGIAKVVEITAHLRAAAPLWTIILGFGFSATVGIFFGIYPASRAARLNPITALRYE, from the coding sequence ATGCCCTTTTACGAGCTTTTCAAACTTGCCTTAGGCACATTTCACACCAACCGTCTGCGCTCCTTTCTGACCGTTCTTGGTATCATCATCGGTGTAATGACCGTTATCGCCATCATCTCTTTAATTCAGGGAATGAACTATGAGGTTGAGCGCCAGATCGCCTCCCTTGGTTCCAATTCAATCATCCTTCAGAAGGTGTCTTGGGGTATGGGACGAATTGACTGGGAGGAGATATCAAAAAGACCCGACCTAACTATTGGAGACGCCTTGGCAATCGCCCGTCTGCCATTAGTGGAAAATGTGGCGCCGTTTCGCGGAAGGCAGATTAGCCGGCTCAACTATCGCGGCCGAAAGGTAACAGGGATTGAGATTGGGGGTGTTACCCCGTCCTATGCAGCAATTGCCAATTACAGGATTGAGACTGGCAGATTCATTAACTCCGATGACAGTCTGCGCAAAAGGCAGGTATGTGTGATTGGTGGCTATGTTGTGGACAACCTCTTTCCTGACGAGGACCCGCTGGGCAAGAAACTCATCATCGAAGGCAAAAGCTTTACCATCATCGGCACCCTGCAACGAAAAGGCAGTTTTTTGGGTCAGACAATGGACAATATCATTATTATCCCGCTCTCAGCATTTGAAAAGGGTTTTGCGCCCCAGAAGGGGTATGGCGAACTTGCCCACAGTATGAGCATTATGATAGCACCAAAAAAGGGGGTCGCGCTGGAGAAGGTTATTGACCAGGTTCGGGAACTTATGCGCCGGCGCCACGGTCTGGGCTATGACAAGCCTGACGACTTTGGCATCAATACCCAAGAAACGCTCAGGGAAATATACCGTAACATCACCCGGGTCGCCTTCATCGTGATGATTGCGGTTGCCGCCATCTCCCTACTTGTCGGCGGGATCGGGATTATGAACATTATGCTCGTTGCGGTAGCAGAAAGGACCCGCGAGATTGGCTTGAGAAAGGCGCTGGGTGCTACCACCCGTGACATTCTTTATCAATTCCTTTTGGAGTCAGTGTTACTTGCCCTTGCCGGCGGTGCAATTGGAATCGCACTTGGTCTGGGCATTGCCAAGGTTGTTGAAATTACGGCTCATCTCAGAGCAGCGGCACCGCTCTGGACTATTATCCTTGGCTTTGGATTTTCTGCTACTGTTGGCATTTTCTTTGGGATTTATCCAGCATCTCGGGCGGCAAGACTCAACCCCATAACCGCTTTGCGGTATGAATAG
- a CDS encoding valine--tRNA ligase: protein MCENKLNDFPSRYDPKPVEEKWYRFWEENGYCTAKPDSPKPKFSIVIPPPNVTGSLHMGHALDNTLPDILIRRKKMQGYETLWLPGTDHAGIGTQVKVEQMLAKEGKTRFDLGREEFLKRAWEWKEKYGNEIVKQLRRLGCLLDWTRFRFTLDEVCARAVREAFVRYYEKGLIYRGLRIVNWCPRCLTALSDLEVKDKEERSYLWYIRYPLMDDEGKFVVVATTRPETMLGDTAVAVNPNDERYQHLVGKMLSLPLTERKIPVIADEAVEMGFGTGAVKVTPAHDPVDFEIGERHKLERVKVIGDDGRMTNLVPRRYQGMTREECRQAVIEDLRAQGRLEKIEDYIHAVGTCDRCGTVIEPLASEQWFVRMKPLAEPAIRVVEQGKVRFYPERWKKVYLDWMGQVRDWCISRQLWWGHRIPVWYCPCGERIVAREEPQRCPRCGGEKLRQDEDVLDTWFSSALWPFATMGWPEETVDYRTFFPTDFLTTDPDIIFRWEARMIFSSIFFTGRIPFVDVYIHSTVLDRHGARMSRSKGVGVDPLEIIEKYGTDACRFTIAYLESQSQSYRLWDERFELGRNFANKVWNACRLVAPFVTNERSEFPQAESLNPIDNWIVGCFNQTLERVNKGFDNYNFSSAAQALYEFFWHDLCDWYLEFAKPRMKAKDPTAIAVLTALMKGSLQLLHPIMPFITEELWHRLRFGEGSILDSCWPVAFPHTEAGVKDVERMRDLIIGIRQVRAEMRVPAKSAIECVVNTSDEKFIRFLKEEEGLIKELAKVSRLRFESVRPRASSAIVFPDWEAYIPLAGIVDVKRELERVRREMEELKGLVREIDQRLANPDFLARAKAEVVEREERRREEFASRLERLSRQLEAYQE, encoded by the coding sequence ATGTGTGAGAATAAATTGAACGATTTTCCTTCAAGATACGACCCAAAGCCGGTAGAGGAGAAATGGTATCGGTTCTGGGAGGAGAATGGCTATTGCACCGCCAAGCCCGATTCACCAAAGCCAAAGTTTTCCATTGTGATTCCGCCACCCAATGTTACCGGTTCCCTGCATATGGGTCATGCTCTTGACAACACCCTGCCCGATATTCTCATCCGCAGGAAGAAGATGCAGGGTTATGAGACGCTCTGGCTGCCGGGAACCGACCATGCCGGGATCGGTACGCAGGTGAAGGTTGAGCAGATGCTGGCAAAGGAGGGCAAGACCAGATTTGACCTTGGCAGGGAGGAGTTTCTCAAGCGCGCCTGGGAGTGGAAGGAGAAGTACGGTAATGAGATTGTCAAGCAGTTGCGCCGGCTGGGCTGCCTCTTGGACTGGACCCGGTTTCGGTTTACCCTTGATGAGGTGTGTGCGCGGGCGGTGCGTGAGGCTTTTGTCCGCTATTATGAGAAGGGGCTGATTTACCGCGGGTTGCGGATTGTCAACTGGTGCCCGCGCTGCCTGACCGCACTCTCAGATCTGGAGGTGAAGGACAAGGAGGAAAGGTCCTATCTCTGGTATATCCGTTATCCGCTAATGGATGATGAGGGGAAGTTTGTGGTGGTGGCAACGACAAGACCGGAGACGATGTTGGGCGATACCGCGGTTGCGGTCAATCCCAATGATGAGCGTTATCAGCACCTTGTGGGCAAGATGCTCTCTCTGCCCTTAACCGAGAGGAAGATTCCGGTGATTGCCGATGAGGCGGTGGAGATGGGCTTTGGCACCGGCGCGGTGAAGGTGACGCCGGCACACGACCCGGTGGACTTTGAGATTGGTGAGCGGCACAAACTTGAGCGGGTCAAGGTGATTGGTGATGATGGCAGAATGACCAACCTGGTGCCAAGGAGATATCAGGGGATGACAAGGGAGGAGTGCCGGCAGGCGGTGATTGAGGATTTAAGGGCGCAGGGGCGCTTGGAGAAGATTGAGGATTACATCCATGCGGTTGGGACCTGCGACCGGTGCGGCACGGTGATTGAACCTCTGGCAAGCGAGCAGTGGTTTGTGCGGATGAAGCCATTGGCAGAGCCGGCAATTAGGGTGGTTGAGCAGGGCAAGGTGAGGTTTTATCCGGAGCGCTGGAAAAAGGTTTATTTAGACTGGATGGGTCAGGTGAGGGACTGGTGCATTTCCCGCCAGTTGTGGTGGGGGCACCGGATTCCGGTCTGGTACTGCCCGTGCGGGGAGCGGATAGTTGCGCGGGAGGAGCCGCAGCGATGCCCGCGCTGCGGTGGGGAAAAACTCCGCCAGGATGAGGATGTCCTTGACACCTGGTTTTCATCAGCGCTCTGGCCGTTTGCGACGATGGGCTGGCCCGAGGAAACAGTTGACTACCGGACATTTTTCCCGACCGATTTCCTTACCACCGACCCGGACATCATCTTCCGCTGGGAGGCAAGGATGATATTCTCAAGTATATTTTTTACCGGCAGGATTCCATTTGTTGATGTCTATATCCATTCAACTGTCCTTGACCGCCATGGCGCGCGGATGAGCCGTTCAAAAGGGGTCGGGGTTGACCCTTTGGAGATAATTGAAAAATACGGGACCGATGCCTGCCGGTTCACGATTGCCTATCTTGAGAGCCAGTCCCAGAGTTACCGGCTCTGGGATGAGCGGTTTGAACTGGGCAGGAACTTTGCCAACAAGGTCTGGAACGCCTGCCGGCTGGTGGCGCCGTTTGTCACTAATGAGCGCTCGGAATTTCCGCAAGCCGAGAGCTTGAACCCGATTGACAACTGGATTGTCGGCTGTTTCAATCAGACACTCGAGAGGGTGAATAAAGGGTTTGACAATTATAACTTTTCCTCGGCGGCACAGGCGCTATATGAGTTTTTCTGGCACGACCTTTGTGACTGGTATCTGGAGTTTGCCAAGCCCAGGATGAAAGCAAAAGACCCAACAGCAATTGCAGTTTTAACCGCATTGATGAAGGGCAGTTTGCAACTCTTGCACCCGATAATGCCTTTCATTACCGAGGAGCTCTGGCACCGTTTAAGATTTGGTGAGGGTTCAATCCTTGATTCTTGCTGGCCGGTTGCCTTTCCCCACACTGAAGCCGGGGTGAAGGATGTGGAGCGGATGCGGGATTTAATCATTGGCATCAGGCAGGTGCGGGCAGAGATGAGGGTGCCGGCAAAGAGCGCGATTGAGTGCGTGGTGAACACCAGTGATGAAAAATTTATTCGTTTTTTAAAGGAGGAGGAGGGGCTGATTAAAGAACTGGCAAAGGTGTCAAGGCTCAGGTTTGAATCAGTACGCCCACGGGCATCATCAGCAATCGTCTTTCCTGACTGGGAGGCTTATATTCCGCTTGCGGGGATTGTGGATGTGAAAAGGGAGCTGGAGCGCGTAAGGAGGGAGATGGAGGAGTTGAAGGGTTTGGTAAGGGAGATTGACCAGCGGCTTGCCAATCCGGATTTCTTAGCGCGGGCAAAGGCAGAGGTGGTTGAAAGGGAAGAGAGACGGAGAGAGGAGTTTGCCAGCCGGCTCGAGCGTTTGAGCCGGCAACTGGAGGCCTATCAAGAGTGA
- a CDS encoding OmpA family protein, whose amino-acid sequence MKGFLNSLGWILFLALAALSLIFYNLSYLPIQAKVVRLEQEIKMWTQRVEELTDSLKMVTSGEDTIFCTSYRFDELFTSPAELRLSSQGETVLRGIGAQLRGGRVEVIGHTDSKVPPAPWRSNWDYSAAAAAVVARRLVSLGVPAERVVVMGAGDTRPLIPRGGADAQFLNRRVEIVALVR is encoded by the coding sequence GTGAAAGGGTTTTTGAACAGTCTGGGCTGGATACTTTTTCTGGCACTGGCAGCGCTCAGTTTAATTTTCTATAACCTTAGTTATCTGCCCATCCAGGCAAAGGTGGTGCGGTTGGAGCAGGAGATTAAGATGTGGACCCAAAGGGTTGAGGAGCTAACCGACAGCCTGAAGATGGTAACATCTGGGGAGGATACCATTTTTTGCACCAGTTACCGGTTTGATGAGTTGTTTACCAGTCCTGCGGAGCTAAGGCTTTCCTCTCAGGGTGAGACGGTTTTGAGGGGAATTGGTGCCCAGTTGCGGGGTGGCAGGGTTGAGGTGATTGGTCATACCGATAGCAAGGTTCCGCCCGCACCCTGGCGGTCAAACTGGGATTATTCGGCAGCGGCAGCAGCAGTGGTTGCCAGGCGTCTGGTTTCTTTAGGCGTTCCCGCGGAAAGGGTGGTGGTGATGGGTGCAGGGGATACAAGACCGCTGATTCCACGAGGGGGTGCTGATGCCCAGTTTCTTAACCGCCGGGTGGAAATTGTCGCACTTGTTCGGTAA
- a CDS encoding ABC transporter ATP-binding protein, giving the protein MLIKTEQIVKTYSLGKTVVRALDGVDLEIEKGEYVALMGPSGSGKSTLMHILGCLDTPDSGRYLFNGEDTRGKGDRELARLRNKAFGFVFQNYSLLPRLSALANVSLPLIYAGVSRKERIRRAQELLEMVGLAERLHHRPNELSGGEMQRVAIARALANHPTVILADEPTGNLDSKTGAEIMRLFDRLAAEGNTIVIVTHDQTVAQHARRIVRLRDGRVVPE; this is encoded by the coding sequence TTGCTGATTAAAACTGAACAAATTGTCAAGACATACTCTCTGGGCAAAACCGTTGTCCGCGCCCTTGATGGGGTTGACCTGGAAATTGAAAAGGGTGAGTATGTTGCCCTGATGGGTCCATCCGGCTCGGGCAAATCCACCTTGATGCACATCCTTGGCTGTCTTGATACCCCGGATTCAGGTCGGTATCTCTTTAACGGCGAGGACACCCGGGGGAAAGGTGACCGCGAACTTGCCCGGCTGCGCAACAAGGCGTTCGGATTTGTTTTCCAGAACTACAGCCTGCTCCCTCGGCTGAGCGCGCTTGCCAATGTCTCCCTCCCTTTAATTTATGCCGGCGTTAGCCGCAAGGAACGGATTAGGCGCGCCCAAGAACTTTTAGAGATGGTCGGGCTCGCTGAGCGGCTTCATCACCGTCCCAATGAACTTTCTGGTGGTGAGATGCAAAGGGTGGCAATCGCCCGTGCCCTTGCCAATCATCCCACCGTAATTCTTGCTGACGAACCTACCGGTAACCTTGACTCCAAAACCGGGGCAGAGATAATGCGTCTCTTTGACCGGCTGGCGGCTGAAGGCAACACTATTGTTATTGTTACCCACGACCAGACGGTTGCCCAACACGCCCGCCGAATTGTCAGACTCAGGGATGGCAGGGTAGTTCCGGAGTAA
- a CDS encoding acetyl-CoA carboxylase biotin carboxylase subunit (an AccC homodimer forms the biotin carboxylase subunit of the acetyl CoA carboxylase, an enzyme that catalyzes the formation of malonyl-CoA, which in turn controls the rate of fatty acid metabolism) gives EQLKIASGERLEVKESPDWPIGHAIECRIYAEDPDNDFQPSPGLIADLFLPNGPGIRVDGYVYHGYKVPPFYDPLIAKIISWGRDRDEAIRRMERALYETTIQGISTTVEFHRRLLSSPRFRKANLTTTLLDDVW, from the coding sequence GTGAGCAACTGAAGATTGCCAGCGGTGAAAGGCTTGAGGTCAAGGAAAGCCCGGACTGGCCAATCGGGCACGCTATTGAATGCCGGATTTATGCTGAGGACCCGGACAATGACTTTCAGCCATCACCGGGATTGATTGCCGACCTTTTTCTGCCCAATGGTCCGGGAATCAGGGTTGACGGTTATGTCTATCACGGTTATAAGGTGCCGCCATTTTATGACCCATTGATTGCCAAAATCATCTCCTGGGGTAGAGATCGGGATGAGGCGATAAGAAGGATGGAAAGGGCGCTCTATGAGACAACAATCCAGGGTATTTCAACAACGGTTGAGTTTCACCGCCGACTTCTTTCCAGCCCGAGGTTTCGCAAAGCCAACCTTACAACAACCCTTCTTGATGATGTCTGGTAG
- a CDS encoding TolC family protein: MPVIQFAIALSFLLISTTSTDTLYLSLDEALQLALKGSPGVVEGTASRVDAAVSLGRGISNLLPTPSATLTGAKNELATAWKGDITITQVVFDPLVYAGLINGIINFCYHSLDAREKISRLVYDVTTDYFQLLKSQLLFAGAQKALAQAEESQRLTAERFRLGQAAKIDLLRSQAFYSQAQLNLLSAEKALTLAQSNLCARLGISSRRPLRAKQELGQPAELSVHDPDSLLLMMEKFNPGVRMLKDLKMVAAINLLASFARILPGFNLYRSYQYSDTTFPRSYQHWQEKSTRVDGISLTFPIADIKTFILNIGDALAGSRRARAALARARLQLRAAAQGAILGYEEARRRYEQAELNLELNRELYELAATQYRLGALSLSELLEAEIGLTQAEATYLSALCDTYIQSAEIAYLLGKTAWK; this comes from the coding sequence ATGCCGGTAATTCAATTTGCCATTGCGCTCTCCTTTCTCTTAATATCCACCACCTCTACTGATACCCTTTATCTCAGCCTTGATGAGGCATTACAACTGGCGCTCAAAGGAAGCCCGGGGGTGGTGGAGGGGACCGCCTCCAGGGTGGATGCCGCTGTAAGCCTGGGGAGGGGTATAAGTAATCTATTACCAACACCTTCCGCCACTCTAACCGGTGCAAAAAACGAACTGGCAACAGCCTGGAAAGGTGATATCACCATCACTCAGGTTGTTTTTGACCCTTTGGTTTATGCCGGTCTAATTAATGGCATTATTAACTTCTGTTACCACTCCCTTGATGCGCGGGAAAAAATCTCAAGGCTGGTTTATGATGTTACCACAGACTACTTCCAGTTGCTGAAAAGCCAACTTTTGTTTGCGGGTGCCCAAAAGGCGCTCGCTCAGGCAGAGGAAAGCCAAAGATTAACAGCCGAAAGGTTTCGCCTTGGTCAGGCGGCAAAAATTGACCTCCTCCGCAGTCAGGCTTTTTACTCCCAGGCACAACTGAACCTGTTAAGTGCGGAAAAGGCGCTTACCCTTGCCCAGTCAAACCTCTGCGCCCGTCTTGGCATCAGTTCCAGAAGACCCCTCAGGGCAAAACAGGAACTGGGGCAACCGGCAGAGCTCTCAGTTCACGACCCTGATAGCCTCCTTTTAATGATGGAAAAATTTAACCCCGGGGTCAGGATGCTGAAGGATTTGAAAATGGTTGCCGCCATCAACCTTCTTGCCTCCTTTGCTCGGATTCTGCCCGGGTTCAATCTCTATCGCTCCTATCAATATAGCGACACCACCTTTCCCCGCAGCTATCAGCACTGGCAGGAGAAATCCACTCGCGTTGACGGTATCAGTTTAACATTCCCCATTGCTGACATCAAAACCTTTATTTTGAACATCGGCGACGCCCTTGCCGGCTCCCGTCGTGCCCGTGCTGCACTTGCCCGTGCCCGGCTGCAGTTACGCGCGGCTGCGCAAGGGGCGATCCTTGGCTATGAAGAGGCACGGAGGCGTTACGAGCAGGCAGAACTGAACCTTGAACTCAACCGGGAGTTATATGAACTTGCCGCCACCCAGTACCGCCTGGGAGCACTTTCTTTATCAGAACTGTTAGAGGCTGAAATCGGTTTAACCCAGGCTGAGGCAACGTATCTTTCTGCCCTTTGCGACACCTATATCCAGTCCGCGGAGATTGCCTATCTTTTAGGCAAAACCGCATGGAAATAA
- a CDS encoding YIP1 family protein → MFHIIFSPTHRFAQLKEKPDWLAPFILALILPLFIGTLSVIILPRQTLINATENRINRVKGFIEKQVETGKMPSDQRDAAIERIEKTAQVELDLYERASKINLFFRFLVRSLPATIWSALQLLIWTTVLNLLLPLLGAGSSFGRLWAITTNSALVRIPAAVFRVLLILSTNKITATTSLLLLAPSAPLYLKGVLACIDIFTLWELGLTSLGLKVIFNLDLKRTSALVFGLWFIYVLILAGLSTLSGGLAFPD, encoded by the coding sequence GTGTTTCACATAATTTTTTCGCCAACCCACCGCTTTGCCCAGCTAAAGGAAAAGCCGGATTGGCTGGCTCCTTTTATACTTGCCCTTATTTTGCCCCTTTTTATTGGCACCCTGAGTGTTATCATTTTACCCAGGCAGACACTTATCAATGCCACTGAAAACCGTATCAACCGGGTAAAGGGGTTCATTGAAAAGCAGGTGGAAACGGGCAAGATGCCTTCTGACCAGCGTGATGCCGCCATTGAGCGGATTGAAAAGACCGCGCAGGTGGAATTGGATTTATATGAGCGGGCATCAAAGATAAACCTCTTTTTCCGCTTCCTTGTCCGCAGCCTGCCCGCCACCATCTGGTCCGCATTGCAGCTCCTCATCTGGACAACAGTCCTCAACCTCCTTTTACCGCTTTTGGGCGCGGGTTCAAGTTTTGGCAGGCTCTGGGCAATCACCACCAACAGCGCCCTGGTCCGCATTCCGGCAGCGGTTTTCCGGGTCCTGTTGATATTAAGCACTAACAAAATTACCGCCACTACCAGCCTCCTATTGCTTGCACCCTCCGCACCACTTTACCTAAAAGGGGTTCTTGCCTGCATAGATATCTTTACCCTCTGGGAGTTGGGGCTTACCAGCCTCGGGCTGAAGGTAATCTTTAACCTTGATTTAAAGCGCACCTCAGCCCTTGTTTTCGGTCTCTGGTTTATTTATGTCCTTATTCTTGCAGGACTTAGCACCCTTTCCGGCGGACTTGCCTTTCCGGACTGA
- a CDS encoding PilT/PilU family type 4a pilus ATPase translates to MSDEEYFDSLLAECIRRNASDLHLTVGRPPTLRIDGLLHPIEKCPVLTPDKTESFKNIATKDLRHLRAQIDNGGGGDFALNFKNMARFRVAVYKQKGYFGLALRLIPRRILSFEELFVPTYLIPRIKALLDRPHGLILVTGPTGMGKTTTQATFVDYILESPRHVLTIEDPIEFVHDHKKGLVTQREVGVDVSSFREAIMKGLRSNPNVILVAEIRDLATAEATIWAAESGHLVIGTLHTTNAPETVTRFIDIFPPEIRDQIRIQFSISLLAVFSQRLLLRAEGKGRIGCFEIMMATPAVRNLIRERKIEHLNSAIQTGSAEGSISYDAYLAELYRAGKVTYETAIASAFDPKGFRELVEFGAKARRH, encoded by the coding sequence ATGTCGGACGAAGAGTATTTCGATTCGCTTCTCGCAGAGTGCATTAGGCGGAACGCCTCTGACCTTCATTTAACCGTTGGTCGTCCGCCAACCTTGCGTATCGACGGACTTCTCCATCCGATTGAAAAATGCCCGGTGCTCACCCCCGACAAAACCGAAAGCTTCAAGAATATCGCCACGAAGGACCTGCGCCATCTCCGTGCCCAGATTGACAATGGTGGTGGAGGCGACTTTGCGCTCAACTTCAAAAATATGGCTCGCTTCCGGGTGGCGGTGTATAAACAGAAAGGCTATTTTGGGCTGGCTTTGCGGTTGATTCCACGACGCATCCTCTCATTTGAAGAACTTTTTGTGCCTACCTATCTCATCCCCCGCATCAAGGCCCTGCTTGACCGACCTCACGGCTTAATCCTCGTCACCGGACCAACTGGTATGGGAAAAACCACCACCCAAGCGACATTTGTTGACTACATTCTTGAAAGCCCGCGCCATGTTCTGACCATTGAAGACCCGATTGAGTTCGTTCACGACCACAAGAAAGGTTTGGTTACCCAGCGCGAGGTTGGTGTTGATGTCTCCAGTTTCCGTGAAGCGATTATGAAGGGGTTGCGCTCCAACCCCAATGTGATTCTCGTTGCCGAAATCCGTGATTTGGCAACTGCCGAAGCAACTATTTGGGCAGCCGAGTCCGGACACCTTGTCATTGGCACCTTGCACACCACCAACGCGCCGGAAACGGTCACCCGCTTCATCGACATCTTCCCACCAGAAATCCGCGACCAGATAAGAATCCAGTTTTCCATATCCTTGCTGGCGGTGTTCTCCCAGCGGCTCCTCTTAAGGGCAGAGGGCAAGGGCAGAATCGGCTGCTTTGAAATAATGATGGCAACACCGGCGGTTCGTAACCTTATCCGCGAGCGTAAGATTGAACACCTGAACTCGGCGATTCAGACCGGGAGCGCTGAAGGTAGCATATCCTACGATGCCTATCTTGCCGAACTGTATCGCGCTGGCAAAGTAACTTACGAAACCGCCATTGCTTCAGCCTTTGACCCGAAAGGGTTTAGAGAACTGGTTGAATTCGGCGCCAAAGCCCGGCGGCACTGA
- a CDS encoding efflux RND transporter periplasmic adaptor subunit: MNRPLKLTLIIIGILVLLFVFIILNRSRREAGVQCETKVVGYGSILSKVSATGTLRARAQVNLQAQVMGVVKRVRVKEGDWVRRGDTLLEMDRQGYEAQLVLARAQFNQTRLKHARVESLYARGLIPPEQFEASKTAYEVAEAQFLQAQDQYEKTVICAPIAGVVTKVNIKEGETAIIGTMNYSGTVLLVIADLSEMEALVEVDETDVVALEPKQRATITVDALPDTTFTGEVIRVGYMPVQKTLTTEQTATNFEVEIAIEGTNASLRPGMTVHAEIVTARLDSVLVVPIQAVGRRVFKGKETETVFVVKKGRAVLTPIRTGKSSDTEIEILEGLGPGDEVIIGPYKLLSRLTDGTQVNPKEVKGD; this comes from the coding sequence TTGAACAGACCCTTAAAACTAACCCTGATAATCATCGGCATCCTCGTATTACTTTTTGTCTTTATTATCCTTAACCGCTCCCGGAGAGAGGCTGGGGTTCAGTGTGAGACAAAGGTGGTGGGGTATGGCTCAATACTTTCAAAGGTAAGCGCCACCGGCACCTTGCGTGCCCGTGCCCAAGTCAATCTGCAGGCCCAGGTAATGGGTGTGGTCAAAAGGGTGCGGGTAAAGGAAGGGGATTGGGTCCGGCGGGGTGATACGCTCTTGGAGATGGACCGTCAGGGTTACGAGGCGCAACTGGTGCTTGCCCGTGCCCAGTTCAATCAGACCCGGCTCAAGCATGCCAGGGTGGAAAGCCTTTATGCCCGGGGTCTTATCCCACCAGAGCAGTTTGAGGCTTCGAAAACCGCTTATGAGGTGGCTGAAGCCCAATTTCTCCAGGCACAAGACCAGTATGAGAAAACTGTCATCTGTGCGCCCATCGCCGGTGTGGTGACCAAGGTGAACATCAAAGAGGGTGAGACCGCCATCATCGGCACGATGAACTATTCCGGGACGGTACTTTTGGTCATTGCCGACCTTTCCGAGATGGAGGCGCTGGTTGAGGTTGATGAAACCGATGTGGTTGCGCTTGAGCCCAAGCAAAGGGCAACGATAACCGTTGACGCCCTCCCAGACACCACCTTCACCGGTGAGGTGATTAGGGTTGGCTATATGCCGGTGCAGAAGACGCTCACCACTGAACAGACCGCCACCAACTTTGAGGTGGAAATAGCGATAGAAGGCACCAACGCTTCCCTCCGTCCGGGGATGACGGTTCATGCCGAAATCGTCACCGCCCGCTTGGACTCAGTTTTGGTGGTGCCGATTCAGGCGGTGGGAAGAAGGGTTTTTAAAGGAAAGGAGACCGAGACGGTATTTGTGGTGAAAAAGGGCAGGGCGGTCTTAACACCAATTCGCACCGGCAAGTCATCAGACACCGAGATTGAAATCCTTGAGGGTCTTGGCCCGGGCGATGAGGTCATCATCGGACCCTACAAACTCCTTTCCCGTTTAACCGATGGCACCCAGGTTAATCCCAAAGAGGTAAAGGGCGATTGA